The window GTTCGTCCATTTCGATCTGGCGATCGAGCGGTATTTCCACCATGTCTCCAAGAGCGTGAAGGGGCTGGAATCGGGTCTCGCCGGGACCGTGCTGATGGCGCTCGAATTCGCGATGATCGCCGCGATGCTGGGGCTGCGCCTGTTCCGCCACCGGTCCTCGAACTTCGAGAAGGCGGTGATCCTGGCCTGCGTGACCTCGATCCTTGCCTACGACGTCAATTCCAACATTCTGAAGGTACTGTTCGGCGTTCCCAATCCCGCCGATGTGCTGCATGGGGCGTGGCACGGCTTCTACTGGTTTGCAGGGTCGGAGCATAGCAGCTTTCCTTCGGGACACATGGCGCTGGCCGGGGCTTTCGCGGGCGTGTTCATGCAGCGCTATCGGTGGAGCGTGTGGCCGCTGGGCGCGCTGCTGGCGATCGCGGCGGTCACGCTGGTGATCGGCGGATGGCACTTCGTCAGCGACGTTCTCGTCGGGACGTTCGTTGGTGTGACGGCGGGGCTGGTGGCCGCGGTCGGCGCGCGGCGCTATCGGTTTCTGGCGCCGACGGGAACGCCTGAGTAGTCAGATACCGCCAGCCCTTCCGGCAACCTTCCTGCTCTGAGCATCTCGGCCAGCGCGGGGCCGTCTTCCCCTGCGGCGCGGCGGTCGGCCAGCGCCGGAGAGCCGCGCCGCTTGGCCAGCTTGCGGCCATCGGGCTCGACCAAGAGCGGGTGATGGTGCCAGACCGGCACCGGCAGATCGAGCAGCGCCTGCAACAGACGGTGGATGTGGCTGGCGGCGAACAGGTCCATCCCGCGCGTGACGAGCGTGATGCCATCCGCCGCATCGTCCAGCGTCGCGGCGAGGTGGTAGCTGGCGGGCAGGTCCTTGCGCAGCAGCACGACGTCTCCGAACATCTGGGGCGTGGCGATCTGCGGCCCGGCGACCTCGTCAGTCCATTCGAGCTGTCCGGTGAGCGCGACGGCGCGGGCTATGTCCAGTCTCCATGCCGCGCCTTCGGGCGATACCTCGCGGTGGCGGCAGGTGCCGGGATAGATCGGGCCGTCGGGGCCGAGGACAGCGCCGTGTTCGGCAATCGCGGCGGCGATCTCGGCGCGGGTGCAGGCGCAGGGATAGAGCAGGCCCATCGCCTTGAGGCGCTCGCCCGCCTCGGCAAAGCGGGTCAGGTGTGCCGACTGGCGGATCACCGGGCCGTCCCAGGAAAGGCCCAGCCATGTCAGGTCGGCAAGGATATCGTCCACGAAGTCCTCGCGACTGCGGGCGCCGTCGATATCCTCGATCCGCAGCTGGAACGCACCGCCGCGCGCCCGCGCCAGATCGTGCGCGATCACGGCGGCGTAGGCGTGGCCGAGGTGCAACTGGCCGTTGGGACTGGGGGCGAAGCGGGTGCGGATCACCCGTGCGGGCCTAGCGCGCGGGGGGAATGGGGGAAGGGGGCTCTCATTCCTCTCGTCATCCCCGCGAAGGCGGGGATCCAGAAGCTCGCGTGCTTCCGTCTGAAAAAAGCTGGATCCCCGCCTTCGCGGGGATGACAAGAGTATTCGCCGGGATGACGAAAGGAAAGGTGATGGCGGAAAGCGGCAAGGTCAGGGGCAATCGCAGCTGTGGCCCATCTGCCTGTGGATTGTAATCGCGGCGTCATCGCGGTTCGGCTTGACGTGGAGTCCGCCAAGTGCTGGAAAGTGTACATGCACTGCCATCATACAGTCATAGCGGTCTGCGACAGGAGGCCATGCTCAGATCGGAGCTGATAGAGCGCGCGGCCCGGTTCCGCAGCGCGGAGGATGATCCCTCCCGAAGTCTTTCCGACTGTCCTGCCCTTGTTCTCAATGCGGATTACACCCCGCTCTCGTATTATCCTTTAAGTCTCTGGCCTTGGCAGACCACGATCAAGGCGGTGGTCCTCGAAAGGGTCGATATCGTTTCCAGTTACGACCGGGCGGTGCGCAGCCCCAACTGGACCATGCAGATCCCTTCGGTGATCGCCTTGCGCGAATATGTGAAACCTTCGGAATTTCCGGCCTTTACCCGCTTCAATCTGTTCCTGCGCGATCGCTTTTCGTGCCAGTACTGCGGGTCTCCCCATAATCTGACGTTCGATCATGTGGTGCCGCGCCGGCTGGGTGGGCGCACCAGCTGGGAGAATATCCTCACCGCCTGTGCGCCCTGCAACCTGAAGAAGGGCGGGCGCACGCCCCGGCAGGCGCATATGCCGCCGCTGGTCCAGCCGATCCGGCCGACCAACTGGCAGTTGCAGGAGCGCGGTCGCGCTTTCCCGCCCAACTACCTCCACGAGACCTGGCGCGACTGGCTCTACTGGGACGTCGAACTGGAAGCGTGAGACGGGAGAGGCCGGGCGATCCGGCGCTCCCCCATCCGAACTTACCCCAGCCTAAAACTTACCCCAGCAAGGCTTTCGCCCAGTCCTCGATGGCATCGCCGCTGCCCATCTTCGCATCGATCAGCCCGTCGAGCATGAAGGTGGGCGAGACGTGGATGCCGTTCTGGCGCGCGTACTTGCAGTGCCACTTGATCGCCTTCTGAAGATCGGGCTCGGCGAAGGCTTCGGTCACCCGCACGCCGGAATAGGCCTCGATCCGGGCGATGATATCGTCGGGCGTCGCCTGACGGTTGGGGCCGGTGGCGTGGTGCTCGAACTCGAATTCCTCGCGGTGATCGGCGACCGCCTGCATCACCTTCTTCGCGGCGGCCTTGCCCTCGGGCAATGTCGAGGCGGCGAGGATGCAGCGCACGATCACGCCCGAGAACATGTGCCAGGGCTGCGATTGCAGGCGGATCTTCACCGTCGCCTTGTCCTCCCCCACCAGCGCCAGGAACGCGTCGAGCTTGTTGAACGCGCGCACCGAGAACGGGCAGGTGGGTTCGAGGAATACCTCGAAGACATGCGGGCCATGGCCCCATTCGAGCGGATCGGCGAAAAGCGTATCGGTCATGAAGGGGATCTCCTGTGCAGCTCGCCTTATGAGATAAGCACCACCGCAGGAATACAACCCTTTGGTTTATATCATATCCCCAGCATGTCCGGGCGGAACAGGTGGCGGCGCGAGACGCGCTTGCCCGAGAGCATGAACTCGCCATCGCCCACGTAGTGCGCGTATTCGGGCGCCGTGGGATGGTCGCGCGCGTCGATATGCAGCACTTCGAGGATGAACAGGTTGTAGCGCTCCGCCGCGCGATCATCATGGATGCGGCATTCGAGGCTGGCATGGCACTGCGGCAGCGACGGCGCGGCGACCTTCTGCGAGGTGGTGCGCTCCAGTTTGAAGCGTTCGAACTTGTCGCCCTCCGCGCCGGATACGTTGCCGACGCCCACCACGGTATCGAGCATATCGGCGGTGGGCACGTTGATCACGCATTCGCCGCTGGCGCGCAGCATCTCGTGGCTCTGGTTGCCCTTGGCAACGACGCAGCTGACCAGCGAGGGGTGAATTCCAGCACCTGATGCCAGCCCATGGTCATCACGTTGTCCGCCCCGCCTGCATGGGTGGTGAGCATCACCACCGGACCGGGTTCGAGGAACTGGCGGGCGTGGGAGGCAGGCACGGCGCTGCGGATGGCGGTGGTCATCGAGGCGGGAACTCCTGAGGGGGATACACCCGGTTCAAGCGATGACGAGGACGCCGGTTTCGCCGGGCAGCGGCCAGCCGGTAGGAGAGCAGGGCGATCCGAATCGGCGCGGTTGCCCGTTTCGCGCCTGCCTCTCTCAGTGTCCCATTTCAGTGCAAGTTCACGTTTCATGCCAAGGCGCTGAGATGCTGACGCATCACGCCTTGGAAATGTTCAAGCGCCACACGGGGCTTAACCAAAGCCCCATGAGCCAAGCTTATCGAGCTTTGGTTTCAATGCACCGTTTCGGGACGTGCTGCCTCACTGTCGTGTTCGCCCTCGTTCACGCCGCGGTCGATGGCGGCGGTGATCGCGGTGTCCATCGTCACGTTGCCGACCGTGCGCATGATGTCGGGCAGCATCTCCACCGCCACCAGAATGCCCAGCGGCCACAGCGGCACGCCCATTGCGGCAGCGACCGGCGCGATGTTGAGAATATAGGTGATCGTGCCCGGCAGCGAGACCGAGCCGAAGGTGGTGATGAAGGCGACGACGACGCCCGCCGCCAGCGCGCCCGCCGAAAGATGGACACCGGCGATATGGGCAGCGAAGACGGCGGCGCCCACGTTCATCGCCGGGCTGGTCGCGCGGAACAGCGTGACGGCCAGCGGCAGCACGAACTCGGCACTGGTCGCGCGCAGTTCCAGACGGCGACAGGCGGCGAGCATCGCGGGCAGGCTGGCGAGCGAGGACTGGGTGGAGATCGCCACTACCTGCGCGGGCAGCACGGCGGAGGCGAAGGCGCCCAGCCGCTTGCGCCCCGCCACCATCGCCACCGGATAGGCGAGCAGCAGCATGACGAGGCCGCAACTGGCGACCAGCACGATATACTGCGCCAGCGCGCCGATTGCCTGCATCCCGCTGTTCGCCGCGAGCGTCAGCCCCAGCGCGAAGACGCCGATGGGGGCCAGCCACAGCACCCAGCCGATCACCACCATCATCGCCCCGGCAATACCCTCGAACAACAGCGCCAGCTGGCGGCGCGGCGCTTCGGCCAGACGGGTGGAGGCCAGCGCGAACAGCGCGACGAAGATGATCACGGGCAGCATCGCGTCGTTCGCGGCGGAAGAGACCACGTTGGTCGGCACGATGGTGCGGAAGAAGTCGGCCATGCCCGGCACCTGCTGAGGCACCGTGGAGTGGGCGGGCTGGACGAA of the Novosphingobium sp. 9 genome contains:
- a CDS encoding phosphatase PAP2 family protein, with the protein product MPFSASAIRYWLLCLVVCMAVSGVAFVHFDLAIERYFHHVSKSVKGLESGLAGTVLMALEFAMIAAMLGLRLFRHRSSNFEKAVILACVTSILAYDVNSNILKVLFGVPNPADVLHGAWHGFYWFAGSEHSSFPSGHMALAGAFAGVFMQRYRWSVWPLGALLAIAAVTLVIGGWHFVSDVLVGTFVGVTAGLVAAVGARRYRFLAPTGTPE
- the gluQRS gene encoding tRNA glutamyl-Q(34) synthetase GluQRS, giving the protein MIRTRFAPSPNGQLHLGHAYAAVIAHDLARARGGAFQLRIEDIDGARSREDFVDDILADLTWLGLSWDGPVIRQSAHLTRFAEAGERLKAMGLLYPCACTRAEIAAAIAEHGAVLGPDGPIYPGTCRHREVSPEGAAWRLDIARAVALTGQLEWTDEVAGPQIATPQMFGDVVLLRKDLPASYHLAATLDDAADGITLVTRGMDLFAASHIHRLLQALLDLPVPVWHHHPLLVEPDGRKLAKRRGSPALADRRAAGEDGPALAEMLRAGRLPEGLAVSDYSGVPVGARNR
- a CDS encoding HNH endonuclease translates to MLRSELIERAARFRSAEDDPSRSLSDCPALVLNADYTPLSYYPLSLWPWQTTIKAVVLERVDIVSSYDRAVRSPNWTMQIPSVIALREYVKPSEFPAFTRFNLFLRDRFSCQYCGSPHNLTFDHVVPRRLGGRTSWENILTACAPCNLKKGGRTPRQAHMPPLVQPIRPTNWQLQERGRAFPPNYLHETWRDWLYWDVELEA
- a CDS encoding DsbA family protein translates to MTDTLFADPLEWGHGPHVFEVFLEPTCPFSVRAFNKLDAFLALVGEDKATVKIRLQSQPWHMFSGVIVRCILAASTLPEGKAAAKKVMQAVADHREEFEFEHHATGPNRQATPDDIIARIEAYSGVRVTEAFAEPDLQKAIKWHCKYARQNGIHVSPTFMLDGLIDAKMGSGDAIEDWAKALLG
- a CDS encoding flavin reductase family protein; protein product: MLRASGECVINVPTADMLDTVVGVGNVSGAEGDKFERFKLERTTSQKVAAPSLPQCHASLECRIHDDRAAERYNLFILEVLHIDARDHPTAPEYAHYVGDGEFMLSGKRVSRRHLFRPDMLGI
- a CDS encoding dicarboxylate/amino acid:cation symporter; this translates as MTADTSATSNGAPPPGAASNSASRMPEIKVPGLLTLGGLAAGLALGLALAKTSLIAPLAAIAAPIGALWLQGLQMTILPLVAGMLFTGIVETAAAASTGAIARGTLSWIVGTLALSSVVGASVMTGLVATFDPPRSFVQPAHSTVPQQVPGMADFFRTIVPTNVVSSAANDAMLPVIIFVALFALASTRLAEAPRRQLALLFEGIAGAMMVVIGWVLWLAPIGVFALGLTLAANSGMQAIGALAQYIVLVASCGLVMLLLAYPVAMVAGRKRLGAFASAVLPAQVVAISTQSSLASLPAMLAACRRLELRATSAEFVLPLAVTLFRATSPAMNVGAAVFAAHIAGVHLSAGALAAGVVVAFITTFGSVSLPGTITYILNIAPVAAAMGVPLWPLGILVAVEMLPDIMRTVGNVTMDTAITAAIDRGVNEGEHDSEAARPETVH